The sequence CTGAAAACTCAGTTTTGGCGAAAGACCCTAGAACGAGTAAGTTTGCCAGATGATGTTTACATGAACCATCATTTGGATTTTCACATTTTTCATGGAAGCCGATGACCCAATCATCCCAAGGTTTCTTATCTTTTCCTTCTCGTGCAACATTCACGATTTCACAATTTTCACGGATGATTTGCTACTTACACTCGAAATTAAGACTTTAACCTATCAAAAGACCATTATtccaaaataatcaaaaactcTCACAAGTAACAAttctctatcaatccaaaaatccaaaaagaaaTCAAACCATAACTAGGCATTTCGTTTGcccttcaaaaaataaaaaccctaagaaaatgAGTCCAGAAAGTAAAATTATTCAAGGAAAATTGCTTAACAACGActtgttcttcttggagaaaatatCCATCATGCTCTGAAGAGCCGCCTGCTTCAGCTTTAACTCCTGGGAAaacttctcgacttctgcctcctgttgattaatcaaatccgcggaagggCCATCAACCGCTTCAGCCTGCAGCTTTTGAATCTCGGAGAATCCCTCACAGAACCAGGAAGCATTAAACTCAAAGTCTACGCACAAGTCCCGGTGAAACTCCTAGTTTGAGATCACATCTCAAGAAAAGGTATGGCCAGTCACTTTTCACATATCGCgaattgaagataatatttccTCCACCCGCTTAACCAACGTGAAACGGCTAGTAATCTTCTTGGTCGTTGCGATATATCTGTACTTCTCCCATATTTTGGTATACAACTCTGCATGCTTAGCTGGTACACTGAAGCCTACAATCAACACGTGGTCTTCATGGGGAGCCAAATATGGAGGAGCGAAAATGGTGGCCGCAACCGAATCTGTGACCGGCAGAGGATTCCCGACTATGATTGTGCCAACGGTCGCCAGAGTATTTTCCACCATCTGGTTCGCGGCATTGTCAACATCCATTTCCAAATCGCCAACAGTTGCTGCTTCCAAGGTTGGGCCTTCATCATGGCGAGTCTCCACCTcaaggccatcttcagaaacaatTCCTCCCTGTAACATTACGATTTAGTTTTGTTTCAAaagcaaaaagaagaaggaggagaagaaTGCGGAAACCTACCAACTCATTTGCGGACCTGCCGGAGAAAGACTCAACGTTACTTTCAGAAGCGCTTTCATCATCACCACTGGATCCCGAGCTTTACTCTTCTTcggattcttcttcgtcttcaggaAACTTATTCGCCGATTTTTGTGCAAGCCTGGCAAAGGAGTTTGTGCTGTCAAGACCCTAACTGGTGAAAGGAGAAAAGATGTTCAGCAACAAAACAGAAGACTTGTGTAAACCAGTCAAGATTAATAAGGAATCATACATACCCGTATGTTAGAAGAATTAAAAGTCACGGGAACTTCTGTATCTGACCGGAAACCACCTGCAcggtttttagaccttcgctcctttttcTGGGAACTTCCTACATCCAGGCTGGGAGATTTTCGCTTAGAAGTAGAAGGCTCCCTCAACAGTGGATGTTCCGCTAAAGTCACAGAGGAAGGCTTTCCATGAGTATTTTCCACAACATCGTTAACAAATCCATGGATggcaagaaactcatcctgccagaacTTGTTATACCTAGGGGTTGTCACCGAACTTCGTTCTGGGAGAAGGAAAGGAAGACTTTTACCTGGCGTGAGAACACTGGCAATTGATAACAGCTGGCAACAACTCTTCCGGAGCAACTGGCTGACGAATaaatgggaccccttggtcaaaacccatatgatgagccgccctgtcaatattataagggacCGCCTTGCAACATCCCCAGAAGAAAGATGGCACGTGTCCAGGGAAACAACTCCGCATAAATACGACCTCTCCAACGCTCATATTCTCTTCAGCAGAAAGCAAAGTCAAGTTCGGAGCAGCGGCGAAAGTGTTCAGCTGAACTATGGACACATGGACTGGAGCCCAGGGACGAAAACTAACAGCATAAGCATTGTCAAGAAAATCGATAAGCTTTGCTCCGGATTTTGGGCGCTTATTTGACCAGCGCAATATTCTGGAGCCGCCACAAGACTCAGGAAGTGGAGCCAACGGTTTGGGAGCATATTTtgcgaaatgctcccacaaccatgcctGGAGAAAAGAGACGTGAACATACGAGTCCACCTTcatataaccatttgaagcgtacatatccgcgaccagatgatccaaatgggcATACAAAGACCCAAGAAACAagccaccaataggaagaatgacgCCTTTCGCCAGTTTGATGGAAAATTTAATAAGCCCtcgccttatctccttcttaccagagtcgTCAACAAAAATATCTCTGGACAGCCACAGAGATAAAAACGCAGCAACATGGAGAGTGTCATCTAATTCTAGGTCCGACTccggctcatcagggaaccactcagacacccaccagctgtagaagcACTTCGTCTCGTAATCCTTCCGAAAGAATCCTTTTGACTTCTCGACAAGAGTGGcacacatttcttcttcatcgtcggacaacgtgatatcaagattccctgttatgggaaggttcaacAAGACAACTACACTCTCTAAAGAgatggtcatttcaccccacctgcatatggaggTATGAGTATCTGCGACCATCTGGAGACAAATGTGATCAAGCCCGGGATGTCTTTCCAGACTTAAAGTGTTGCAGAAGCCGTGACAGCTCCAATGATTTGCGCCTGGGTCAAATTGGCCCTCACacagtcttgacttatcatgaattgcatccacttaTCAAAAGAACGCAGTGGACTCTGACAGATTTTGAAGTCGAtgggagaagcatgatactctttcctctgcaGGCAAAATCGCATTACGCGCCCCAGCCGAACCGACTGGACCTCCCCTTCATTTTCTGAACCGGTCAGAAGAATCGCAACGTACTTGGGATGGGTTCTCCTAGGTgaagaagactttgtaaaaaattcatcatccatgtttggcttGGAGTTACCAACGTTTTTCGATGCAGTGGCAAGACTTTTCTCAGGTGTCattttaacaaaattccttatgcttTTAAAGTAACTACAACGAAGCAAAACGAAGAATTACTACTTTGGATAAAAGCATACATAAAGTCTTATCAAAATCGGTTATGAACTACGGAAATTTCTCTTTGGCCACATGTCATGGGATTCACGACTAAAGGAATAGGGACTGATGCCGCTCAACGGGTGTACGTGATGTCGCGGGAAATATGCTCTTGGCTGAAACTAGGCAATGCTGCGGGAAGCATGCAAAAACGCGGAAAACACAACCTAGGTCAAGTCGCGCTTGGTCATGGAAATATGCTCGCGGCCAAGAGAGGTATGTTTTCATCACGGAAACTATGCACACGGCCACAAAGAAGGAAAGGAAACCCTGAAGCTAGGTTTTCAAGGGAAGAAAATTAATGGCAGCCACCTATTCACGCGCGCCTATCTTGTATGATAATTGGTCTTCTTACTATCGGCGTAACGGCTAATATTACTATGATACTGCTAGCAAGGAATAATCATTCGTACAAAAGTATTTCTACGGGTTCATGGAGAACAcgtctatggctagggtttgcattgACAAAAAAAAACGTTGGAACACATACCTGGAGCGCGCTTGCCTACTTCTCTGCTTTGCTGCTAACGCGGAGACAAGGAAACAAAGCCAATGTTACAAAAATAAAAGAGGCGTGGCATCCTTTATATACATATTACTTTTGAAGTTTGGgtagaagaaggtttccttttataAGTGCAACACTTTTGGAATTAGGATGGAAGAACCACGCCAATCCAAGTCGCGCCCAAACCAAGCCAAGTCGCGCCCAAGCCAAGCCAAGTCGCGTCCAAGTCAATCTAGCACCGGTGCCAACGCCAAGACGAATCTATGCAAAAtccgccaacacaaggatcacatATTTCTTATACCTtccactaaaggttagttgaattttctTGGGGATCTCTTCACGTATTGCTCTCTCGATTTTactctcgcctgtcaccatctcatgcttaccccgcaacaatgtcactgttacgtgctaagcaggggacttaatgttgatggtggtttttagcttagggttaaaatcgtaaaaccttgcatcagatgtgacgtcactctgcaaggaaatggtGCTGCGAGtattaacctctccaccgacacatttattgagccgctcaatacacttttatccataacactctgtaaatttcggcacctctccaatacgagactcactgagtactttcttgtgctatgttccccaacagaaccttaatcggtatggcatgaaggatttatgttcactcgcagcggagtagcatgaacctccaagtaccaaagttaagaccattgcacgaaatgctcagacagaaagcacactgcattctgtagataaagattttgtatggcagcatacaaaatccagctaatcattgtgataactcgcaaagaactcataaacccaactaatttgcaaattagggtttcgcgccacGTGCAATATACTAgaacccgttggtcgaaaccatgcttaaacaatcTAGGAAACCGAATCCGCCAAAGCGCGCTAAAAGTGCGACCGCGCCCTAGCATGTCGACCCTctttccgtcgaccaatcaggtcgcttcaaatccgccaccgcACGTTAGAAGTATGGCCATGCCCTAGCATGCTGGCTCCACTTCCCGTCAACCAATCGGGTTTCTCCAAAACTTGCCACGACCTCAAAAAGgttgccatactaagttggcttcccaaaacacgctagcttcccaaaaacgcgctagcttcccaaaaatgccagcatgccgcacgcgcatgccgcacatgccagacgcgcttaccagacgcgcatgccagacacgcttaccagacgcgcatgccatacgcgcatgccagacgcgcttcccatacgtgcatgccagacgcgcttaccagacacgCATTTCAGACGTGCATGCCAGACGCgtttaccagacgcgcatgccaaacgcgcttaccagacgcgcatgccaaacgcgcTTACCAGACACGTTTCCCATACGCgcatgccagccacgctaccacgcctttggccaccaacggaaggtagacataatcaatggatacccttcctcctgaggtgcggatctcagccgtacaagttcgccaccaagcctgtggcaacttctggccgcaatgccaaattccacggtttgcgtcaaaccctaatttggccacgccaaaggcatgcgcaagccatgccagcaccacgaCCACGCCACTGGccaccaaacggaaggtagccgcgatcaacggctacccttcctcctgagatgcaaaatctcggtcgtcgaaggtcgtcactgaaccggcaagcctctctatcttaacttgccgcacatagcaacaTGCCACACGTTTCCCAATGAAAACACTCgacacatcaaaacatgtcacaaactgggggatgctcatcagggtattgatccggcggtttacaacgtgcggcgtgcaatacgcccgttacaagaaagtgtcataagagtgaggcggttagtaatggcaagaaataagtggtgaaacgcatcttcattatggaaacatcaattccaggcgttacccgctaccacttttccaccactcaaccgcttccacttcttacgaggtcAGGGtatgttttattacgacttgtataaataggtttcacctatttccaccaaaaaacaagtttttggtcaggagaacaatacacatccagaaatcacctggtagctttccattcagctcgccaattcaactttcggatacaagtcgcaaaatacccacacttccagaatcaactattctggcctttacactttattcgcttccctccctaagaccaagcattccccttcactttgtgaccgaagcacgcctggaacgacaatttcttggtttaggccaggattgtacatattgatctctcgaatcaaaagtactcccatgcaatatattgttttgggtttatatttgtttctcacccgcactcacacgaaattaccgaaatcagcagaaacggttttcacccacaaacaagtaCGATGACAAGATTTGAATCAGAATTGATAAAATAGGGTTTATTCTCAAACCTCACGGTAAGAGCCTGCTAGTTCGATTGAATCAGTTGAAAAACAATGTTACTCAAAACAAATTCATAATTCGATAAGGGTTTCATTACAGAGACTTGAGAATATATAACTCACTCACTCTCTCAAATATCTAACGACTACTAACCCGCCACGTGGTTACATCTCAACCACCCGTTACAAGTATACACTAATTAAGCTAACTACACGCTATAATAAGATATGGGCACTCCCATTCATTAGCAAGTACATGAACATTCCACTCTCcttgaaaacatccttgtcctcaaggatggaaaTCACGAAAATTAGCTTGCGTGATAAATACTCAGAGAACCAGTCCTCACGCCAATGAATAACCTGAGCAATGCAGAAGTAACAAGGATAAACTGGTTGAGGACATAGTAGTGGTATCTCCTTCTAAGATGCATGAGAAGCCCAATAGCACAAACGCTAATAATAACCTGGTGAGACTCTTGCACACCTTCAAGACCAGGCCCAACAACCCATTGTCGCCAAGAAGACCCTTATCAGCCGTCGAACTTGACTTTCTTGTGCCATTTTACCAAAAAACATGCGACTCTATCTTTGCACAACAGCTGGCTTGGTATACACTCTTAGTAACGGTCCTTAAGACCATAATACTGGTCCTGCTTCTTGTGCGTTCACAAATAACTGCAACAATAGGACTACTAAGCATTCCACACATCCACCCACTTGTCACATCAATATGATAGTAAGCCTCCTGTAGATTCACAACAACTGTAATATTGATCCACATAGATATGCACACTTGTACATAAGCAAGCTCAGTATCCCCATTTTCTGCGAAGTATCTCTTCCATAAGACCCATATCAAGGGTACCAGCACAGTAGGATCTTGAAACATCACGAGGCTGAACTGAGTGTTCCTTAACCCTTCAGAAAACTCCAAGTGGATACTCATAACACAAAGACAAAAACCAGTCATGACAGGATTTTCTTTTCGAAGTGTGCCTGCACTACCTCTCAAACATTCATAAGTCATGGCTACAATAACATTAGGGAAACTATGTGCACCAATATTATCCTCGCCACTTCTCTACACAACCTCACTGTAAACATGACCAACACCAAGGCTCTCAAAATGAGAAgtccatttttcgtcaaagctgaAAACTGAGACAAAATTGTTACTAATCCAGCTAACAGTTCTCACACTCCATAATTCAGGTGGAACCAATTTGAATTTCCACCTCAAGATCCCACCAACAAGTCCACTTTCCTAATAGGATACTCTGCCTAGGTATATTGATATGTTGGAGATGACCACCAACTACACATCTTCCTGAATTTAATTTCATCTCCTCTAAAGACGGCGGAAATAAACAAACCTAGTACTTGTCCAGAGATGGTAGAGAATTGCACACCCGAAACTCCAGCTGGTGTGTTAAAGGTACCACTCATTTGATATACGAGAATTGCATTTGAAACCATTTGAAATTTCCACCGTAAGTATCCACACAATAGCAGCACCTGTAGGAATTTAATTACTCTGAGTATGGGCTGAGTTTCCGTCATCCACATGAGAACTGCAAATGTCCAACTCACACTTGCAGCATTCTCCAATCCTGTTGGATAAAATTTGTATGTCCATCTCAAGGAGTCCACTAATTTCGACACAATTAGAGCATGTGGAACAATGAGTACAAGTTGTATCATCAACATCCTCCCATAGCCTCGCTTTGGTTGATACTGCATACACAGCTTAGACGACCATGGCTGACAGCAAGAGGGTTTGTGTTGAGTACAATACCAGGAAAGAAGACCATCTGTGTTGGAATGGATAGAATTCTTTATTACTTATTCCTAAATAGTTGTAGATGTAAGCCGTAAACTTGAAATGGAGAAGCCCATCCATTCAGTTGCTGGCTTAAAAACGCCTTGAAGAATTCGGAAAAAATCAACACCCCAAGACTCAAACTGACAAACCAAAAGCACCTGATCAGGAAACACAAACTTCAGCTGGAAAAGAAAATTTTCCTCTTCCCACATCTCAAGCATTTGATGAAACAACTTGCTAACATTCTTATTCTCACACATGCATCCACAGAGACAAATAAGTATTCATTGTTATAATACTGGCTTGTGAAATATGTGCAAACAACCTACCATTATCACCATTGTTACCAGTTTTAAACCATTTCGATAGAAATCCATGTCTTGGAATCACCCAGTAAACAGAAACACAATTACTATTGCACTTATCCATCAAAATCAACCCAATATGAACAATCACACAAGAACTATGTGTGGCAAGACTAAATTTATAAGCAGCAACAAACTTAAAATACCCTTTTCCACGATCATATACTTTATCAGCAGACTTGAAACAACAGTGAGAAGATATCCCAGTAGGCAGttgattgaaaaaaaattatgctCAAAACATACAATATCCATTGGAAGCATTTTAACAAACATCTTACCATCAACTCGAATTTTAGGAGTATGAACACATAAAGGAATTATCGAATATAGAAACCTAAAATATGATTTAAACCCAAAGCTAAGAATCAAGTTTCCAAAATACTTACCACGATCAAATATGCTACGAGAATCATCAAGACCAATATGAAAACAATCCAGACAGTTTAATTTGTTGTGAAAAACGGCTAACCCATTCGAGTTTTCAAGATTTGTACTGTCGATGTGATTCACTTCAGCTTCGTCAATGTCTTTCAACTGAAAACTCACAAAATCGGTCGAACCATCGTCTTCTTTGTCAACGGCAGTGGAAGGATTTGATTTCACTTTCTGAGATTCAACATTATTGTGAACTTGAGAAGAAGAATTCGGACGAATAAAAGTagaaaccgattttgcttcttCAGATGCATCTACGCAAAAATCTTGAGATTCAGAAGGTTGAGCAACAGATCCACTAATTAGGTTTCCAATTCCATTTGATTTAGTAGTATCTCCTTCATCAGATGACGAGTCACTACTAGTGTTTAACGTTGAACTAATTCGCGAATCAATATAATCTTCTAACTGAAATTTCCATTTCGAAAAAAAATTTATCCATCCATTCTTGAACATACTCCTTTGTTAAAATATTATCAAGTTTCTTATTCATTTCTACCAGTTTAAACTcgtgttgatttgcaatttcaGAGATCTGTTGAAGTTGCGTGGCTTCACTGAACTCTTCCATCAAATCCTCCATCGATCGAAACGTCTCtagataccaattgtcatgtaccCAAGAGTACGATGACAAGATTTGAatcagaaattgataaaatagggTTTATTCTCAAACCTCATGGTAAGAGCCTGCTAGTTCGATTGAACCAGTTGAAGAACAATGTtactcaaaatagattcataattCGATAAAGGTTTCATTATAGAGACTTGAGAATATATAACTCACTCACTCTCTCAAATATCTACTAACCCCCACGTGGTTACATCTCAACCACCTGTTACAAGTATACACTAATTAAGCTAACTACAGGCTATAATAACATATGGGCACTCCCGCTCATTAGCATAGCAGGTACATGACACAAATCTGTGtcccacatatatgtctattatttattcggtttttgttccgtcttttgataaaatcaaggtgaacaggaaccgattgataatccggtcttatactcccgaagagcagcctagaaatatcaatcacctcacaataacccaactgattaacaaaaaaagttattgcggaatgaCAAGAGTCTGAAACGAAGAActattgtgattattttttatatcatacctatcggagataaatctcgactaaatattagagaagataaactcaatatgatagcacaagtaagatcagaatacgcaactacagagaaaacagttgtatctggcttcacgaatcccaaatgaagtcttcaagtcgttaacctaatatggttttagaaaaacctaggttaaaggagaatcgactctagtttgcaactaggacacaggaaagtgtcgggactatgttttccagttgctagagttctcccttatatattctttcaatcAGGGTTGCTTATAATTAAAGCTAAAATAGCttagtaacgaagcattcaatattcaccgttagatgaaatcctcatttaagattcaagctaagtctgcttagaaattaagcatttaatctccaccgttagatggtcttaacttgttacacacaaatgaaatatacgtatatttagatatgggtaaccgtacctaaacgtgtatattgagttggctcattaatagttaacctaagttagctatatgaacacttttgtcttaatcatattcatctaacacttctagatcaaatacgaTGATTAATCagcatgaaagataatcaaatgaatctaattgtgcttcaaataaatttgttcaattgttcactatctcatagaaatatatatgaacaaattgaaacaaaatcggattgattcataatcgtacaaagtacaagaatcaattcatgaacattaagccacggtttgcaaagctagtttgcattccttaaatcataaatgttttagttcatgagtatgagaatcatacatagccgattttagaatttaaccactgagttcgcaaaattggtacgcgaacagcagctcaGGACCTTGTCCTAGTAAATCCGTTCGCAAACCTGGTTCATGAACAACTGTtctggacccaactcaggtaaacctgttcgcatactaggtacgtaaacaagagttccagaccttctcaggtaaatcctttCGCATATTAGGTATGCAAATAAGAGTtccagacctgaatcatcacaatatgaTTCGCATACAggatatgcataccgtgttgtatccagacatgggtaatcgttctaaactctcacatcaatcattgaaacatccttagaagacgataatggtaatctcacacataccattatcctcaagtaattttcaagtgatcgatgatcaatacgaaacttcccaagataacatcaaatgactgtctcacacaaatcatataagatgttcaaggtaattttcgcatgatcatcttttgacttaatatttagtttccaacaaataaattgtttccaactaaactcgtcaagaatacgatgaacatagctaaagcaaaaatctttcaaaaatctttcgagaaatagataagcgagataaactcggctcgaaatatcaaatgtgtataatgtaaaagtctatataactatactaCTTAGTCtcgttagaagatagaatagaatggacttctgagtgatagataagttttagtctccataatccacatattgttagagcactgctcggtcgaaatcgcaagcgctgctatctcaagtttgtttgtcaagtttagtttccaaaactataagtcttgatttctagtctacttatacctaagtctcggattaggatagaaagtgtagttgagcattagacttcacgaccttcatcgattgaatacgaagaactactaaggggagcttgtggaacttcatcaacaaaaggcatgtggagacttgaactcatctatcactcaaaagtctatctactctatctcctatttgagacaaaagtcgtatagctatatagacttcgattatacacatttgatatttcgagctgagtttaactcgcttaaatatttctcgaaatatgtgttggtaagctttcgctttaaccaagttcatcttatattcttgacgaaagtcaaaagatgatcatgtgaaaatcgccaggtaacatcttacatgatttgtatgagacagccatttgatgtagaatcagaatgtttcgtattgatcattcaatcacttgaaaattgctttgaagctaatagtttgtgtgagacatctattgtcgtcttctaagaatgtttcaatgatcgaaatgggagtttagaactattaaccATGATTGGGTATAGCATAGTattcgtacttgtatgctaaatgttgtaagttattccaagtccgggaaccatagtatgcatacccatatatgtactggttggtttaatgaaagtctgggaacttagtacgcatacccgtatgcgtactggcgtaaagttcatgtccagaaattcaactgagtttggaaggtatgtgtacccgttcccatactggtgaacccaaacttagtccgaccacttaggtatgcgtacccgtttgcatacttgagtaggttatgttctaaaatcggtttgttcattaactaatacatttatatattaaggaatgcaatcttttgcgaaccgtggctataatattcatgaattgattcgagtgaatcaaaatcgattttgcttcaattgtgtcttgtatacttctatgagaatataaataattgaacaactctataactagtttcatttgagtcattttaactagttatggttaagatgaatacggttgatataaaagtgttcatacggataacttcggttaactattgttgagctaacaaggtgtacacgtttaggtacggttacttatatctaaatgtagtcacttttcatttgtgtgtaacaagctaagttcgatctaatagttgaaagatattagcttgagtctaatcaggttttcatctaacagtgaatattgaatgctttgttaccaaggtaacattgattgcaaaccctgatttgaagacatataagggagaactctagcaactgggaaacctaattcccacacctcatgtgtgatattagttgcgactagagtcgattctcctttaaccttatgttttccccaaaaccatgtaggttaacgacttgatgacttcattgggattgtgaagccagacccaactattttctctgtagttgcgtgttctgatatttctgttttctatcgtattaagtattattttctctaagattttctcgagatttaatctccgataggcaag comes from Papaver somniferum cultivar HN1 chromosome 7, ASM357369v1, whole genome shotgun sequence and encodes:
- the LOC113299590 gene encoding uncharacterized protein LOC113299590 isoform X1 produces the protein MFKNGWINFFSKWKFQLEDYIDSRISSTLNTSSDSSSDEGDTTKSNGIGNLISGSVAQPSESQDFCVDASEEAKSVSTFIRPNSSSQVHNNVESQKVKSNPSTAVDKEDDGSTDFVSFQLKDIDEAEVNHIDSTNLENSNGLAVFHNKLNCLDCFHIGLDDSRSIFDRGAFGLSV
- the LOC113299590 gene encoding uncharacterized protein LOC113299590 isoform X2, whose product is MFKNGWINFFSKWKFQLEDYIDSRISSTLNTSSDSSSDEGDTTKSNGIGNLISGSVAQPSESQDFCVDASEEAKSVSTFIRPNSSSQVHNNVESQKVKSNPSTAVDKEDDGSTDFVSFQLKDIDEAEVNHIDSTNLENSNGLAVFHNKLNCLDCFHIGLDDSRSIFDRV